The genomic DNA TAACCAAAGATCCCCCCCAGGGCAATGCTGTAGGTCATGGTATGGTCGCCAGAAAAAGCCAGTGGAGCCAAAAAAGTAAAGAGGAACAAGACGCTTAGAGGGAAGAGCCAGGCCAGCATTTCCGACCTGGGACTTTCCGGCAGCGGTCCGCTAAGGATCAGCTGGGTAACAGCGGTCGCGCCAAAGACCGCCGCATCTGAAAAATTCCCCCGGCTGAGTTCGCCGATGATCGAAAATTCCATGCTTTCTCTCACTTTTTCGTTTAAGACCGGGGCAACCCCTTCCCCCACAAAGATCCTGACATTCTGCTCCGCCCAGGTAATGATGATCAATATGCCGTGGTCAAGCTTTTTGTCTGACTGGCCGACATCCCAGCGGCTGTACAATTCTTCTCCGTAGCTGGTTACTTCGTTGGTATTTATGGAATAAAATGTGGCAACGCATAAGTTGACCGATGTGATCCGTTTCAGGGTCTCCGCCTGGCGTTCGATCTTGTCCTGTGCCGAAGGGGTCAGAACATGGGCATAATCGGAAACAACCCCCAGGTATGGGTAGTTTTTTTCGTTCAACGAGTTCGCTGGTCCCAGAACCAGCAACATTAACATGATCAGGAGCAAATTTCTCATGATCGCGAGAAAAATATGGCCAACTCGCGGCTGGCGGCGCCGGCACTATCAGAACCGTGGACCAAGTTCTTGATTATTCCATCATGATTAATAACTTCAGCCTCTTTCAAATCTCCCCGAATAGTCCCTCTTTCAGCCGCCAATGGGTCGGTGTCTCCCATCAACTCCCTGATCCTGGAGATCGCTCCTTCTCCTTCAACAAGATTGGCGACCACCGGACCTGAAGTAATGAATTTGATCAAGCCATCGTAGAATTTTTTCCCGAGATGAGGAGCATATAGCGATTCTGCCTGCTGGCGGGTAACCGAAACCTCACGGCTTTCAGCGATCCTTAGCCCTGGTTCGTTGGTCACTCTCTTCAAGATCTCTTCGACCAGGCCGCGGGCGACCCCGTCAGGCTTTATCATGAAGAAGGTTTTTTCGACCATTCTTGATCGCCTCCCTGACCCGCTTAGTTGCTGTTCCCCCCAGCAGATCCCGGCTGGCGATGCTGCTTTCCGCC from Candidatus Margulisiibacteriota bacterium includes the following:
- a CDS encoding nucleoside-diphosphate kinase codes for the protein MVEKTFFMIKPDGVARGLVEEILKRVTNEPGLRIAESREVSVTRQQAESLYAPHLGKKFYDGLIKFITSGPVVANLVEGEGAISRIRELMGDTDPLAAERGTIRGDLKEAEVINHDGIIKNLVHGSDSAGAASRELAIFFSRS
- a CDS encoding TPM domain-containing protein is translated as MRNLLLIMLMLLVLGPANSLNEKNYPYLGVVSDYAHVLTPSAQDKIERQAETLKRITSVNLCVATFYSINTNEVTSYGEELYSRWDVGQSDKKLDHGILIIITWAEQNVRIFVGEGVAPVLNEKVRESMEFSIIGELSRGNFSDAAVFGATAVTQLILSGPLPESPRSEMLAWLFPLSVLFLFTFLAPLAFSGDHTMTYSIALGGIFGYVFFGFLGMIVLAGISFLLNLLRLRG